From a single Kitasatospora sp. NBC_00458 genomic region:
- the hrcA gene encoding heat-inducible transcriptional repressor HrcA, producing the protein MAGEVRQLDDRKLAVLRAIVQDYVGTEEPVGSKALVERHNLGVSPATVRNDMAALEEDGYIHQPHTSAGRIPTDKGYRLFVDRLAEVKPMSAPERRAIRHFLDGAVDLDDVVARTVRLLAQLTRQVAVVQYPSLSRSTVRHIELVALAPVKVMLVLITNTGRVEQRMVDCPGAVGETVLADLRARINARAAGQRLPEVPGLLEDLPAQFEAGDRPTVATVLATLFEALAEQNEERIMLAGTANLTRFGHDFPLTIQPVLEALEEQVILLRLLGETADAGMTVRIGRENAYEGLNSTSVVSVGYGSGDESVAKLGVIGPTRMDYPGTMGAVRAVARYVGQILAES; encoded by the coding sequence ATGGCCGGTGAGGTCCGCCAGCTGGACGACCGCAAGCTCGCGGTGCTTCGCGCCATCGTCCAGGACTACGTGGGGACCGAGGAGCCGGTCGGTTCCAAGGCCCTGGTCGAGCGGCACAACCTCGGGGTCTCCCCGGCGACCGTCCGCAACGACATGGCGGCGCTGGAGGAGGACGGCTACATCCACCAGCCGCACACCAGCGCCGGGCGTATCCCCACCGACAAGGGGTACCGCCTCTTCGTGGACCGGCTCGCCGAGGTCAAGCCGATGAGCGCGCCCGAGCGGCGCGCGATCCGGCACTTCCTGGACGGGGCGGTCGACCTCGACGACGTGGTCGCCCGCACGGTCCGGCTGCTCGCCCAGCTGACCCGCCAGGTCGCGGTCGTGCAGTACCCCTCGCTCTCCCGCTCCACCGTGCGGCACATCGAGCTGGTCGCGCTGGCCCCGGTCAAGGTGATGCTGGTGCTGATCACCAACACCGGCCGGGTCGAGCAACGGATGGTGGACTGCCCCGGGGCGGTCGGCGAGACCGTCCTGGCGGACCTCCGGGCCCGGATCAACGCGCGGGCCGCCGGACAGCGGCTGCCCGAGGTCCCGGGACTGCTGGAGGACCTCCCCGCCCAGTTCGAGGCGGGCGACCGGCCGACCGTCGCGACGGTCCTGGCGACGCTCTTCGAGGCGCTCGCCGAACAGAACGAGGAACGGATCATGCTGGCCGGCACGGCCAACCTGACCCGTTTCGGCCACGACTTCCCGTTGACCATCCAGCCGGTGCTGGAGGCACTGGAGGAACAGGTCATCCTGCTCCGCCTCCTGGGTGAGACCGCGGACGCCGGGATGACGGTCCGGATCGGGCGCGAGAACGCCTACGAGGGCCTCAATTCCACCTCCGTCGTCTCGGTCGGTTACGGTTCGGGCGACGAGAGCGTGGCCAAACTGGGTGTGATCGGTCCGACCCGGATGGACTATCCGGGCACAATGGGGGCGGTGCGAGCGGTGGCACGGTACGTGGGCCAGATCCTGGCCGAGTCGTAG
- the htpX gene encoding zinc metalloprotease HtpX, whose product MSTSGQHSRFAPDRGLTGRMVGTMFVIGLLYVGFTGLLIVLLRGAWPIIVLISGGLFVAQFWFSDRITERAMGAHRVTPEQYPQLHGTVDRLCALADMPKPRVAVADNDMPNAFATGRNPKNAVVCVTTGLLRRLEPEELEGVLAHELSHVAHRDVAVMTIAGFLGVLAGAMTRIAMYGGFMGGGRNSNDSNAALAALVIPLVSVVVYAISFLLTRLLSRYRELAADRAAAQLTGRPSALASALTKVTGQIAAIPTKDLRQAQAYNAFYFAPALSARETATQLFSTHPTLEKRLEQLAEISTRLGH is encoded by the coding sequence ATGTCGACCTCGGGCCAGCACAGCCGCTTCGCACCGGACCGCGGCCTGACCGGCCGGATGGTCGGGACGATGTTCGTGATCGGGCTGCTGTACGTCGGATTCACCGGACTGCTGATCGTGCTGCTGCGCGGCGCCTGGCCGATCATCGTGCTGATCTCCGGCGGCCTGTTCGTGGCCCAGTTCTGGTTCAGCGACAGGATCACCGAACGCGCCATGGGCGCCCACCGCGTCACCCCCGAGCAGTACCCGCAGCTGCACGGCACCGTCGACCGGCTCTGCGCACTGGCCGACATGCCCAAACCCCGGGTCGCGGTCGCCGACAACGACATGCCGAACGCCTTCGCCACCGGCCGCAACCCGAAGAACGCGGTGGTCTGCGTCACCACCGGCCTGCTCCGCCGGCTGGAACCCGAGGAGCTGGAGGGGGTGCTCGCCCACGAGCTGTCCCACGTCGCCCACCGGGACGTCGCGGTGATGACGATCGCCGGCTTCCTCGGCGTCCTCGCCGGGGCCATGACCCGGATCGCCATGTACGGCGGGTTCATGGGCGGCGGCCGCAACAGCAACGACTCCAACGCCGCGCTCGCCGCGCTCGTCATCCCGCTGGTGTCGGTCGTCGTCTACGCGATCAGCTTCCTGCTGACCAGGCTGCTCTCCCGCTACCGGGAGCTGGCAGCCGACCGGGCCGCCGCCCAGCTCACCGGCCGCCCCAGTGCGCTGGCCTCGGCGCTCACCAAGGTGACCGGCCAGATCGCCGCCATCCCGACCAAGGACCTGCGCCAGGCGCAGGCCTACAACGCCTTCTACTTCGCCCCCGCGCTGAGCGCCCGGGAGACCGCCACCCAGCTGTTCTCCACCCACCCGACGCTGGAGAAGCGGCTGGAGCAGCTGGCGGAGATCTCCACCCGGCTCGGCCACTGA
- the pspAB gene encoding PspA-associated protein PspAB, whose protein sequence is MGILDALFGRTKPVRPDLDQLFGVPSAALTLEAAAGFRPTGVGSVCFASVEGGAFGEVERQVRALLDADTERGGVPVEASKDAYGYSWLLARHAPGELPELVNDLHAVNSELEANGFGPQLLCSLVAFRNEADRPLALVYLYKRGTFYPFAPVPGGGEKRDSPLELQVNALLGNDLRLEKDLTRWFPVWGAPGL, encoded by the coding sequence GTGGGAATCCTGGACGCCCTGTTCGGCCGCACCAAGCCCGTCAGGCCCGACCTCGACCAGCTGTTCGGCGTGCCGTCCGCCGCGCTCACCCTGGAGGCGGCGGCCGGCTTCCGGCCCACCGGGGTCGGGTCGGTCTGCTTCGCCTCGGTGGAGGGCGGGGCGTTCGGCGAGGTCGAACGCCAGGTCCGGGCCCTCCTGGACGCCGACACCGAACGCGGCGGCGTCCCCGTCGAGGCCTCCAAGGACGCCTACGGCTACTCCTGGCTGCTGGCCCGGCACGCGCCCGGGGAGCTTCCGGAGCTCGTCAACGACCTCCACGCGGTCAACAGCGAGCTGGAGGCCAACGGCTTCGGGCCGCAGCTGCTCTGCTCGCTGGTCGCCTTCCGCAACGAGGCCGACCGGCCGCTGGCCCTGGTGTACCTGTACAAGCGCGGCACCTTCTACCCCTTCGCCCCGGTGCCCGGCGGCGGCGAGAAGCGCGACAGCCCGCTGGAACTGCAGGTCAACGCCCTGCTGGGGAACGACCTGCGGCTGGAGAAGGACCTCACCCGCTGGTTCCCGGTCTGGGGCGCGCCGGGTCTCTGA
- a CDS encoding DUF3097 domain-containing protein has protein sequence MRSRQYGPDLTPPWKRQQPAPEVAAERDLVVEEAASGFCGAVVRCEKTAEGFTVTLEDRFGKHRVFPLVPRGFLLEGRVVTLVRPAAAAPAPSRAPGRTASGSVAVPGARARVARESRIYVEGRHDAELVERVWGDDLRIEGVVVEYLEGVDDLPAIVAEFAPGPGRRLGVLVDHLLPGTKEHRIAARVTGEAVLVVGHPYIDVWQAVKPSSVGIPGWPAVPRGEEWKEGVCRRLGWPVDTPAAWKRILASVDSYRDLEPELLGRVEELIDFVTLPE, from the coding sequence ATGCGCAGCCGCCAGTACGGACCCGACCTGACCCCGCCGTGGAAGAGGCAGCAGCCCGCCCCCGAGGTCGCAGCCGAGCGCGACCTGGTGGTCGAGGAGGCGGCGAGCGGCTTCTGCGGGGCCGTGGTGCGCTGCGAGAAGACCGCCGAGGGGTTCACCGTCACCCTGGAGGACCGGTTCGGCAAGCACCGGGTCTTCCCGCTGGTGCCGCGCGGCTTCCTGCTGGAGGGCCGCGTCGTCACCCTGGTCCGGCCCGCCGCGGCCGCTCCGGCGCCCTCCCGTGCCCCCGGCCGCACCGCCTCCGGCTCGGTCGCGGTGCCCGGCGCCCGGGCCCGGGTGGCCCGCGAGTCCCGGATCTACGTCGAGGGCCGGCACGACGCCGAGCTGGTCGAACGGGTCTGGGGCGACGACCTGCGGATCGAGGGCGTGGTGGTCGAGTACCTGGAGGGCGTCGACGACCTGCCCGCGATCGTCGCCGAGTTCGCCCCCGGGCCCGGCCGGCGGCTCGGCGTCCTGGTCGACCACCTGCTCCCCGGAACCAAGGAGCACCGCATCGCCGCCCGGGTCACCGGCGAGGCCGTCCTCGTGGTGGGGCACCCGTACATCGACGTCTGGCAGGCCGTGAAGCCGTCCAGCGTGGGCATCCCGGGCTGGCCCGCCGTCCCGCGCGGCGAGGAGTGGAAGGAGGGCGTCTGCCGCCGCCTCGGCTGGCCGGTGGACACCCCCGCCGCCTGGAAACGCATCCTCGCCTCGGTGGACTCCTACCGGGACCTGGAGCCGGAACTGCTCGGCCGGGTCGAGGAGCTCATCGACTTCGTGACGCTGCCGGAGTGA
- a CDS encoding Uma2 family endonuclease, which produces MTAIDDRVTGIFENLEVPEGFKAELIRGEIVMMAGPDMVHNLIVLAIQHQIPYDRWRPLTTQDLAIPGQTSEPQPDLVVFERGAVEEHGRLLPSPSVTLVVEVVSRTSVDRDYRTKREMYAEGVIPAYLIVDPIEGRCVLLTELDGGAGTGQPRYMSERTSKFGDPVPVDALGVTLDTADFQRYV; this is translated from the coding sequence ATGACCGCCATCGATGACCGGGTGACAGGGATCTTCGAGAACCTTGAGGTTCCGGAGGGCTTCAAGGCCGAACTCATCCGGGGGGAAATCGTGATGATGGCGGGGCCGGACATGGTCCACAACCTCATCGTCCTGGCGATCCAGCACCAGATTCCCTACGACCGGTGGCGTCCGCTCACCACGCAGGACCTGGCGATCCCCGGCCAGACCAGTGAACCGCAGCCGGACCTGGTCGTCTTCGAACGGGGCGCGGTCGAGGAACACGGCCGACTGCTGCCGTCCCCCTCGGTCACCCTGGTGGTCGAGGTCGTGTCCAGGACCAGCGTCGACCGGGACTACCGGACCAAGCGGGAGATGTACGCCGAGGGCGTGATCCCCGCCTACCTGATCGTCGATCCGATCGAGGGGCGGTGCGTGCTGCTGACCGAGCTGGACGGGGGTGCCGGGACCGGGCAGCCGCGCTACATGTCCGAGCGGACCAGCAAGTTCGGCGATCCCGTCCCGGTCGACGCGCTCGGTGTCACGCTGGACACGGCCGACTTCCAGCGGTACGTCTGA
- a CDS encoding Uma2 family endonuclease yields MTAIDDRVTGIFENLEVPEGVKAELIRGEIVMTAGPDMVHNWIVEAIVDQIPRARWHRLQTQDVAFPREAGEPQPDLVVIERGAVEGPGRLIPAPAVTVAVEVVSRTSAHRDYHVKREMYAGGPIPVYLIVDPIKGQCVLLTEPMASTASGVPDYWSERTTKFGDPIPLERLGITLDTGDFGTL; encoded by the coding sequence ATGACCGCCATCGATGACCGGGTGACAGGGATCTTCGAGAACCTTGAGGTTCCGGAGGGTGTCAAGGCCGAGCTCATCCGGGGGGAAATCGTGATGACGGCGGGGCCGGACATGGTCCACAACTGGATCGTCGAGGCGATCGTCGACCAGATCCCCCGCGCCCGCTGGCACCGGCTCCAGACGCAGGACGTGGCGTTCCCCCGCGAGGCCGGTGAGCCGCAGCCGGACCTGGTGGTGATCGAGCGAGGCGCGGTCGAGGGGCCCGGGCGGCTGATCCCCGCGCCAGCGGTGACGGTGGCTGTTGAGGTCGTGTCCAGGACCAGCGCCCACCGCGACTACCACGTCAAGCGGGAGATGTACGCGGGAGGGCCGATTCCGGTCTATCTGATCGTCGATCCGATCAAGGGGCAGTGCGTGCTGCTGACCGAGCCGATGGCGTCGACGGCCTCGGGCGTGCCGGACTACTGGTCCGAGCGCACCACGAAGTTCGGCGACCCGATTCCGCTGGAACGCCTGGGCATCACGCTCGACACCGGAGATTTCGGAACGCTATGA
- the hemW gene encoding radical SAM family heme chaperone HemW: MPSALPDGEPVPSDGSLPVSALDGLGSRPFGFYLHVPYCASRCGYCDFNTYTATELRSSGAVASQETYADNVVAEVRHARKVLGDADLPVRTVFLGGGTPTLLPAGDLVRMLAAIREEFGLADGAEVTTEANPESVDPAYLAELREGGYNRVSFGMQSARPHVLQLLDRHHTPGRPEACVAEARAAGFEHVNLDLIYGTPGESDDDWRASLDAAIGAGPDHVSAYSLIVEDGTKLAARVKRGELPMIDDDVHADRYLIAERALTAAGYSWYEVSNWSTAPEGRCRHNELYWTGGDWWGAGPGAHSHVGGVRWWNAKHPAAYAQALAEGRTPAQGRERLTAEDRRVERILLELRLAEGIPLDLLTETGLKAARQHLADGLLDAAPHAAGRAVLTLRGRLLADAVVRDLVD; encoded by the coding sequence ATGCCCTCCGCACTCCCCGACGGCGAACCGGTGCCGTCCGACGGTTCCCTGCCCGTGTCCGCGCTCGACGGACTGGGCTCCCGGCCGTTCGGCTTCTACCTGCACGTGCCCTACTGCGCGAGCCGCTGCGGCTACTGCGACTTCAACACCTACACCGCCACCGAGCTGCGCTCCTCGGGCGCCGTCGCCTCGCAGGAGACGTACGCCGACAACGTGGTGGCCGAGGTCCGCCACGCCCGGAAGGTGCTGGGGGACGCCGACCTGCCGGTGCGGACCGTCTTCCTCGGGGGCGGCACCCCCACCCTGCTGCCCGCCGGCGACCTGGTGCGGATGCTGGCCGCGATCCGCGAGGAGTTCGGGCTCGCCGACGGCGCCGAGGTGACCACCGAGGCCAACCCGGAGTCGGTCGACCCGGCGTACCTGGCCGAACTGCGCGAGGGCGGCTACAACCGGGTCTCCTTCGGCATGCAGAGCGCCCGGCCGCACGTCCTGCAGCTGCTCGACCGCCACCACACCCCCGGCCGCCCGGAGGCCTGCGTCGCCGAGGCCCGCGCCGCCGGCTTCGAGCACGTCAACCTCGACCTGATCTACGGCACCCCCGGCGAGTCCGACGACGACTGGCGGGCCTCCCTGGACGCGGCGATCGGCGCCGGCCCGGACCACGTCTCCGCGTACTCGCTGATCGTCGAGGACGGCACGAAGCTCGCCGCCCGGGTCAAGCGCGGCGAACTGCCGATGATCGACGACGACGTGCACGCCGACCGCTACCTGATCGCCGAGCGGGCGCTCACCGCCGCCGGCTACTCCTGGTACGAGGTCTCCAACTGGTCCACCGCCCCCGAGGGCCGCTGCCGCCACAACGAGCTGTACTGGACCGGCGGCGACTGGTGGGGCGCGGGCCCCGGCGCGCACAGCCACGTCGGCGGCGTCCGCTGGTGGAACGCCAAGCACCCGGCCGCCTACGCGCAGGCCCTCGCCGAGGGGCGCACCCCCGCCCAGGGCCGTGAGCGGCTCACCGCCGAGGACCGCCGGGTCGAGCGGATCCTGCTGGAGCTGCGCCTCGCCGAGGGCATCCCGCTGGACCTGCTGACGGAGACCGGCCTGAAGGCCGCGCGGCAGCACCTGGCCGACGGCCTCCTCGACGCCGCCCCCCACGCCGCCGGCCGCGCGGTCCTCACCCTCCGGGGGCGCCTGCTGGCCGACGCGGTCGTGCGTGACCTGGTGGACTGA
- a CDS encoding AMP-dependent synthetase/ligase encodes MSSAQSLIDSGRADIVAGRPASVAHLFLERVAATPGAEAYRYPAPVDEQAADSAPGAEQWRSVTWAQAATRVYAVAAGLLSLGIRSEDRVALSSSTRLEWVLADLGNMCAGAATTAVYPSTNADETAFILSDSGSRAIFAENAAQLAKVLAEQERLPELKTVILFDAVAEVPEAAGLTVITFAELEQLGTEYLAEHPDAVERTIAALDKEQLATLIYTSGTTGRPKGVRLVHDCWAYEGRAQEASGLLAADDVQFMWLPLSHVFGKTLISGQIATGHVMALDGRVDRIIHNLPVIRPTIMASAPRIFEKVYNGIAGKARAEGGAKYKIFLWAARTAREYARTAQANRIATGSDRVPFALGLKHSLADKLVYAKIRAAFGGRLRGAVSGSAALAPEIGYFFVGAGVPILEGYGLSETSAGSCVNRAEDIRVGTVGRPLPGTEVRIAEDGEILLRGPGIMRGYHNLPEKTAEVLEADGWFHTEDIGELSADGFLRITDRKKDMFKTSGGKYVAPSEVEGKFKAVCPFVSNILVIGNGRNFCTALIGLDEAAIMPWAAEHGLAGKSYAEVVADPQVHKLIDGFVQRLNADLQRWQTVKRFHLLPRDLDVEHGELTPSLKIKRPVVEREYADAVTAMYAGANEA; translated from the coding sequence TTGAGTTCCGCGCAGTCCCTGATCGACTCCGGCCGCGCCGACATCGTCGCCGGGCGCCCCGCCTCCGTCGCCCACCTGTTCCTGGAGCGCGTCGCCGCCACCCCGGGTGCCGAGGCCTACCGCTACCCGGCCCCGGTGGACGAGCAGGCGGCGGACAGCGCCCCCGGCGCCGAGCAGTGGCGTTCGGTGACCTGGGCCCAGGCCGCCACCCGGGTGTACGCGGTGGCCGCCGGTCTGCTGTCGCTGGGCATCCGGTCCGAGGACCGGGTCGCCCTCTCCTCCTCCACCCGGCTGGAGTGGGTCCTCGCCGACCTCGGCAACATGTGCGCGGGCGCGGCCACCACCGCCGTCTACCCGAGCACCAACGCCGACGAGACCGCGTTCATCCTCTCCGACTCCGGCTCCCGGGCCATCTTCGCCGAGAACGCCGCCCAGCTGGCCAAGGTCCTCGCCGAGCAGGAGCGGCTGCCCGAGCTGAAGACCGTCATCCTCTTCGACGCGGTCGCCGAGGTCCCCGAGGCCGCCGGGCTGACCGTGATCACCTTCGCCGAGCTGGAACAGCTCGGCACCGAGTACCTGGCCGAGCACCCCGACGCCGTCGAGCGGACCATCGCCGCGCTCGACAAGGAGCAGTTGGCCACCCTCATCTACACCTCGGGCACCACCGGTCGGCCCAAGGGCGTGCGCCTGGTGCACGACTGCTGGGCGTACGAGGGGAGGGCGCAGGAGGCCAGCGGGCTGCTGGCCGCCGACGACGTGCAGTTCATGTGGCTGCCGCTGTCGCACGTCTTCGGCAAGACGCTGATCTCGGGGCAGATCGCCACCGGCCACGTGATGGCCCTGGACGGGCGGGTCGACCGGATCATCCACAACCTGCCGGTGATCCGGCCGACCATCATGGCCTCGGCGCCGCGCATCTTCGAGAAGGTCTACAACGGCATCGCCGGCAAGGCCCGGGCGGAGGGCGGCGCCAAGTACAAGATCTTCCTGTGGGCGGCCCGCACCGCCCGCGAGTACGCCCGCACCGCCCAGGCCAACCGGATCGCCACCGGCAGCGACCGCGTGCCGTTCGCCCTCGGCCTCAAGCACTCCCTGGCCGACAAGCTGGTGTACGCGAAGATCCGGGCCGCGTTCGGCGGCCGGCTGCGCGGCGCGGTGTCCGGCAGCGCCGCGCTCGCCCCCGAGATCGGCTACTTCTTCGTCGGCGCCGGGGTGCCGATCCTGGAGGGCTACGGACTGAGCGAGACCAGCGCCGGCTCGTGCGTCAACCGGGCGGAGGACATCCGGGTCGGCACGGTCGGCCGCCCGCTGCCCGGCACCGAGGTCCGGATCGCCGAGGACGGCGAGATCCTGCTGCGCGGCCCCGGCATCATGCGCGGCTACCACAACCTGCCGGAGAAGACCGCCGAGGTGCTGGAGGCCGACGGCTGGTTCCACACCGAGGACATCGGCGAGCTGTCGGCGGACGGCTTCCTGCGGATCACCGACCGCAAGAAGGACATGTTCAAGACCTCCGGCGGCAAGTACGTCGCGCCCAGCGAGGTGGAGGGCAAGTTCAAGGCGGTCTGCCCGTTCGTCAGCAACATCCTGGTGATCGGCAACGGCCGCAACTTCTGCACCGCGCTGATCGGCCTGGACGAGGCGGCGATCATGCCGTGGGCCGCCGAGCACGGCCTGGCCGGCAAGTCCTACGCCGAGGTGGTCGCCGACCCGCAGGTGCACAAGCTGATCGACGGCTTCGTGCAGCGGCTCAACGCCGACCTCCAGCGCTGGCAGACGGTGAAGAGGTTCCACCTGCTGCCGCGCGACCTGGACGTCGAGCACGGCGAGCTCACCCCGAGCCTGAAGATCAAGCGCCCGGTGGTCGAGCGCGAGTACGCGGACGCCGTGACCGCGATGTACGCGGGCGCCAACGAGGCCTGA
- a CDS encoding ABC transporter ATP-binding protein, which translates to MLIRLLRAYLRPYTRPITLLVLLQLISTLGLLYLPTLNADIIDNGVVKGDTGYILRVGAVMIGITLLQTLCAICAVYYGARTAMALGRDVRTDIFDRVQGFSSREMGQFGAPSLITRTTNDVQQVQMLVLMTFTMMVAAPIMCVGGIIMALNQDVPLSGLLLAVVPTLGAVVILLVRALRPRFRSMQEKIDTVNRVLREQITGIRVIRAFVKDDHEQARFAGANEDLTGVSLQVGKLMAYLFPSVMLVVNVSSVAVLWFGAHRIDSGDMEIGALTAFLSYLLQILMSVMMATFMFMMVPRAEVCAERIQEVLTTSSSVVPPAAPVTEVLRRGHLELRDVDFRYPGAEASVLRGIDIAASPGETTAVIGSTGSGKSTLLGLVPRLFDATTGQVLLNGVDVRELAPETIADSVGLVPQKPYLFSGTVASNLRYGRPDATDEELWHALEIAQAKEFVEQLAEGLNAPIAQGGGNVSGGQRQRLAIARTLVRRPDIYLFDDSFSALDYATDARLRKALARETSDATVVIVAQRVSTIRDADRIIVLDEGAVVGSGTHGELMAGNPTYREIVLSQLTEQEAA; encoded by the coding sequence GTGCTGATCAGACTGCTCAGGGCGTACCTCCGCCCGTACACCCGACCGATCACCCTGCTGGTGCTGCTCCAGCTGATTTCCACCCTCGGCCTGCTCTACCTGCCGACGCTCAACGCCGACATCATCGACAACGGCGTGGTGAAGGGCGACACCGGATACATCCTGCGCGTGGGTGCCGTGATGATCGGCATCACCCTGCTCCAGACCCTCTGCGCCATCTGCGCCGTCTACTACGGCGCGCGCACCGCGATGGCCCTCGGCCGGGACGTCCGCACCGACATCTTCGACCGCGTGCAGGGCTTCTCCTCGCGCGAGATGGGCCAGTTCGGCGCCCCCTCGCTGATCACCCGGACCACCAACGACGTCCAGCAGGTCCAGATGCTGGTGCTGATGACGTTCACGATGATGGTGGCCGCGCCGATCATGTGCGTCGGCGGCATCATCATGGCGCTCAACCAGGACGTGCCGCTCTCCGGGCTGCTGCTCGCCGTGGTGCCCACCCTCGGCGCCGTCGTCATCCTGCTGGTGCGGGCGCTGCGCCCGCGCTTCCGCAGCATGCAGGAGAAGATCGACACCGTGAACCGGGTCCTGCGCGAGCAGATCACCGGCATCCGGGTCATCCGGGCCTTCGTCAAGGACGACCACGAGCAGGCCCGGTTCGCCGGCGCCAACGAGGACCTCACCGGGGTCTCGCTCCAGGTCGGCAAGCTGATGGCCTACCTCTTCCCCAGCGTGATGCTGGTCGTGAACGTCTCCAGCGTCGCCGTGCTCTGGTTCGGCGCCCACCGGATCGACAGCGGGGACATGGAGATCGGCGCGCTCACCGCGTTCCTCTCCTACCTGCTGCAGATCCTGATGAGCGTCATGATGGCCACCTTCATGTTCATGATGGTGCCGCGCGCCGAGGTCTGCGCCGAGCGGATCCAGGAGGTGCTCACCACCAGCTCCAGCGTCGTCCCGCCCGCCGCCCCCGTCACCGAGGTGCTCCGCCGCGGCCACCTCGAACTGCGCGACGTCGACTTCCGCTACCCCGGGGCCGAGGCCTCGGTCCTGCGCGGCATCGACATCGCCGCCAGCCCCGGTGAGACCACCGCCGTCATCGGCTCCACCGGCAGCGGGAAGTCCACCCTGCTCGGCCTCGTCCCCCGGCTCTTCGACGCCACCACGGGCCAGGTCCTGCTCAACGGCGTCGACGTCCGCGAACTCGCCCCCGAGACCATCGCCGACAGCGTCGGGCTCGTCCCGCAGAAGCCCTACCTGTTCTCCGGCACCGTCGCCAGCAACCTCCGCTACGGCCGGCCGGACGCCACCGACGAGGAGCTCTGGCACGCCCTGGAGATCGCCCAGGCCAAGGAGTTCGTCGAACAGCTCGCCGAGGGCCTGAACGCGCCGATCGCCCAGGGCGGCGGCAACGTCTCCGGCGGCCAGCGGCAGCGCCTGGCCATCGCCCGCACCCTGGTCCGGCGGCCCGACATCTACCTCTTCGACGACTCGTTCTCCGCGCTCGACTACGCCACCGACGCCAGGCTGCGCAAGGCCCTCGCCCGCGAGACCTCCGACGCCACCGTGGTGATCGTCGCCCAGCGCGTCTCCACCATCCGCGACGCCGACCGGATCATCGTCCTCGACGAAGGCGCCGTCGTCGGCAGCGGCACCCACGGCGAACTCATGGCCGGCAACCCGACGTACCGGGAGATCGTGCTCTCCCAGCTCACCGAGCAGGAGGCGGCGTGA